From the genome of Streptomyces sp. NBC_01116, one region includes:
- a CDS encoding DUF6542 domain-containing protein yields the protein MYRVRVRSVPPVVLALRRFPNPRLTGIGAGLFAALTMFVLACVDRLLFDSSELVYGLLFLPVSALTALWVRPADLVTAPISVPIAFAVGVFPISGGSEGLGGQIMGLVTALAVHAGWLYGGTLIAGLIASVRKVRQMRARRRYVLAQGRGAGPERAPRAAASSAAPSAAAASKPVRAGAGGAGAVARRPQQP from the coding sequence GTGTACCGGGTGCGGGTGCGCAGTGTGCCCCCCGTGGTTCTCGCACTGCGGCGGTTCCCCAACCCCCGGCTCACCGGGATCGGGGCCGGGCTGTTCGCCGCCCTCACGATGTTCGTGCTCGCCTGCGTCGACCGGCTGCTGTTCGACAGCTCCGAGCTCGTCTACGGGCTGCTCTTCCTGCCCGTCAGCGCACTGACCGCCCTCTGGGTCCGGCCCGCCGATCTGGTCACGGCGCCGATCAGCGTGCCCATCGCCTTCGCCGTCGGGGTGTTTCCCATCTCCGGGGGCTCCGAAGGCCTCGGCGGGCAGATCATGGGCCTCGTCACCGCCCTCGCCGTGCACGCCGGCTGGCTGTACGGCGGGACGCTGATCGCGGGGCTCATCGCCTCCGTGCGCAAGGTGCGCCAGATGCGGGCCCGGCGGCGGTACGTGCTGGCCCAGGGGCGCGGCGCCGGCCCGGAGCGGGCTCCCCGGGCGGCCGCCTCGTCCGCTGCCCCTTCCGCTGCCGCTGCCTCGAAGCCCGTACGGGCCGGGGCGGGCGGCGCGGGCGCGGTCGCCCGCCGTCCTCAGCAGCCCTGA
- the ychF gene encoding redox-regulated ATPase YchF, which translates to MSLTIGIVGLPNVGKSTLFNALTKNDVLAANYPFATIEPNVGVVGVPDPRLNKLAEIFSSQRLLPATVDFVDIAGIVRGASEGEGLGNKFLANIRESDAICQVIRAFKDENVVHVDGKVSPKDDIETINTELILADLQSVEKAVPRLTKESRLQKEKVAVLAAVEEAQKILESGQTLFAAGITASTEKGRLLHELHLLTVKPFLYVFNVDEDELVDEDFKNEQRALVAPAEAIFLNAKIESELIELDDDEALELLQSMGQEEPGLATLGRVGFETLGLQTYLTAGPKEARAWTIKKGATAPEAAGVIHTDFQKGFIKAEIVSFADLVETGSVAEARAKGKARMEGKDYVMQDGDVVEFRFNV; encoded by the coding sequence GTGTCGCTCACGATCGGAATCGTCGGTCTGCCGAATGTCGGCAAGTCGACCCTGTTCAACGCCCTGACCAAGAACGACGTGCTGGCGGCCAACTACCCGTTCGCCACGATCGAGCCGAACGTCGGCGTGGTCGGCGTCCCGGACCCGCGCCTGAACAAGCTCGCGGAGATCTTCAGCTCCCAGCGGCTCCTCCCGGCGACGGTGGACTTCGTCGACATCGCCGGCATCGTCCGGGGCGCTTCGGAGGGCGAGGGCCTGGGCAACAAGTTCCTCGCGAACATCCGCGAGTCCGACGCGATCTGCCAGGTCATCCGGGCCTTCAAGGACGAGAACGTCGTCCACGTCGACGGCAAGGTCTCGCCGAAGGACGACATCGAGACGATCAACACCGAGCTGATCCTCGCCGACCTCCAGTCCGTCGAGAAGGCGGTCCCGCGCCTGACGAAGGAATCCCGCCTCCAGAAGGAGAAGGTCGCGGTCCTCGCCGCGGTCGAGGAGGCCCAGAAGATCCTGGAGTCCGGCCAGACGCTGTTCGCGGCGGGCATCACGGCGTCCACCGAGAAGGGCCGCCTCCTCCACGAGCTGCACCTGCTCACCGTCAAGCCGTTCCTGTACGTCTTCAACGTCGACGAGGACGAGCTGGTCGACGAGGACTTCAAGAACGAGCAGCGCGCCCTGGTGGCCCCCGCCGAGGCGATCTTCCTGAACGCCAAGATCGAGTCCGAGCTGATCGAGCTCGACGACGACGAGGCCCTCGAACTGCTCCAGTCGATGGGCCAGGAAGAGCCCGGCCTCGCCACCCTCGGCCGCGTCGGCTTCGAGACCCTGGGCCTCCAGACCTACCTCACGGCAGGTCCGAAGGAAGCCCGCGCGTGGACCATCAAGAAGGGCGCCACGGCCCCGGAGGCGGCCGGTGTGATCCACACCGACTTCCAGAAGGGCTTCATCAAGGCGGAGATCGTCTCCTTCGCCGACCTGGTGGAGACCGGCTCGGTCGCCGAGGCCCGCGCCAAGGGCAAGGCCCGTATGGAGGGCAAGGACTACGTCATGCAGGACGGGGACGTGGTGGAGTTCCGCTTCAACGTGTAG
- the ppgK gene encoding polyphosphate--glucose phosphotransferase has product MEIFGVDIGGSGIKGAPVDLDRGDLARERHKVLTPHPATPKGVADGVAEVVGHFDWTGPVGITFPGVVTDGITRTAANVDKGWIDTDARTLLSERIGQPVTILNDADAAGVAEMTFGAGKGRAGTVIMLTFGTGIGSAVFTDGRLVPNTELGHLELHGHDAEKHASTKAKEDEDLSWQHWAHRVQKYLLHVEMLFSPELFIIGGGVSRKAEKFLPLIEKVRAEMVPAQLQNNAGIVGAAMAAADQTHDRSG; this is encoded by the coding sequence ATGGAGATCTTCGGCGTGGACATCGGCGGATCCGGGATCAAGGGCGCTCCCGTGGACCTGGACCGCGGAGACCTGGCGCGGGAGCGCCACAAAGTGCTGACACCGCACCCGGCCACGCCCAAGGGCGTGGCCGACGGTGTGGCCGAGGTCGTCGGCCATTTCGACTGGACGGGTCCCGTCGGCATCACCTTCCCCGGGGTCGTCACGGACGGCATCACGCGCACCGCGGCCAATGTCGACAAGGGCTGGATCGACACGGACGCCCGCACCCTGCTCAGCGAGCGGATCGGTCAGCCCGTCACCATCCTGAACGACGCGGACGCGGCAGGGGTCGCGGAGATGACCTTCGGCGCGGGCAAGGGCCGCGCGGGCACGGTCATCATGCTGACCTTCGGAACGGGCATCGGCAGCGCGGTCTTCACCGACGGCCGGCTCGTCCCCAACACCGAGCTGGGCCACCTGGAACTGCACGGCCACGACGCGGAGAAACACGCCTCCACGAAGGCCAAGGAGGACGAGGACCTCAGCTGGCAGCACTGGGCGCACCGGGTCCAGAAGTACCTGCTGCACGTGGAGATGCTGTTCTCGCCCGAGCTGTTCATCATCGGCGGCGGGGTGAGCCGGAAGGCGGAGAAGTTCCTGCCGCTGATCGAGAAGGTCCGGGCCGAGATGGTGCCGGCCCAGCTCCAGAACAACGCGGGCATCGTGGGAGCGGCGATGGCTGCGGCGGACCAGACGCACGACCGGAGCGGCTGA
- a CDS encoding type II toxin-antitoxin system VapC family toxin, with amino-acid sequence MKEPAARSLVLDSQALSLLLRNDRQMVTWIEAARRVGVPVLVSALTVVEAVYGKTDTARLRWLLSRLQVQDVTQADSLNAVQLLADAGGLHGHKYAIDALVAAMALRSPAPVLVLTSDRDDWSKLCGDRVQIKDV; translated from the coding sequence ATGAAGGAGCCCGCGGCCAGGTCCCTGGTTCTGGACTCTCAGGCACTGTCGCTGCTGCTGCGTAACGACCGCCAGATGGTCACCTGGATCGAGGCCGCACGGCGCGTGGGCGTGCCCGTCCTCGTGTCAGCCCTGACGGTGGTGGAGGCCGTCTACGGGAAAACGGACACCGCCCGGCTGCGCTGGCTTCTCTCCCGTCTTCAGGTCCAGGACGTCACCCAGGCGGACAGCCTCAACGCGGTGCAGTTGCTGGCCGACGCCGGTGGCCTGCACGGCCACAAGTACGCCATCGACGCCCTCGTCGCCGCGATGGCGCTCCGCTCCCCGGCGCCCGTCCTGGTACTGACCTCGGACCGCGACGACTGGTCGAAATTGTGCGGCGACCGCGTACAGATCAAGGACGTGTGA